The genomic stretch TCCCGGCTCTCCCGCCGCCAGCCTGCGCAGCCGCAGGTGGTGGACCTGGACCGGATGATCGCCGGCCTGGCGGAGATGCTGCAGCACCTGATCGGGGAGCACATCCGGTTGCGTCACCAGCCCGCCTCCCGGCCCGCCCGGGTGCGCGTCGATCCCGCGCAGTTGCGCCAGGTCATCCTCAACCTGGTGCTGAACGCCCGCGACGCCATGCCCTCGGGCGGCTGCCTGACCCTGGCCACCTCGCACCACGAAATCGCCGCCGAGCAGGCCCTCCGGCATCCCGGCCTGGAGCCCGGTCCCTGCGTGCGCCTGGCGGTCGCCGACACCGGTTCGGGGGTGGACGCACTCGCCCGCCGCCACCTGTTCGAGCCTTACTTCACCACCAAGCCGCCGGGGCGGGGCAGCGGCCTGGGCCTGCCCGCCGTCTACGGCCTGGTGCAGCAGAACCGCGGTAGCGTCTGGCTGGAGAGCGAGCCCGGGCAGGGAACCACCGTCTACCTGCTGCTGCCGGTGGCCCCGGCTTCGTCCTCCGCCCGGGCGGAGCCGGAAGCGGAAGAGGCCGCGGTCGCGGGCGGCTCTGAGACCATCTTGCTGGTGGAGGATGCGGAGGTGGTGCGGCGCGCCCTGGCGGCCGGCCTGGCGGCCTACGGCTATCGCGTGCTGGAAGCCGCCGACGGCCCCCAGGCGCTGCGCCTGGCCGCGCAGCACCCCGGCGCCATCGACCTGGTGCTCACCGACGTAGTCTTGCCCGGCCTGAACGGGCGGGAGCTGGCCTGGCGGATGGACTCCAGCCACGCCGGCACCCCCGTGCTCTACATCTCCGGCTACGGCGAGGTCGTGGCGGGGTGCCCGCTGGCGCGCCCGCTCACCTTCGCCAAGCCCTTCGACGCGGCCCGCCTGGCGCGCCAGGTGCGCCGCCTGCTCGCGGGCCGGCGCCGGCCCGGCAAGAAAAGCGCTTGAGGGGTGGACTCCCCCGAAGGGAGGGCTACAATGGGATTGGTAGCGACCATGCCCGCCACCGCCGAGGTTTTGCGTACCGATCTGCTGAACCTGCTGATCGTCGACGACGACCGCGCCGTCCGCGAAGGTTGCCGCGAGGTTGGGCAGGCGCTGGGCTTCCAGACCTGCGTCGCCGAGGACGCCGCCCACGCCTATCGCCTTCTGGACGCGCGCAGCATCGACGTGGTGCTGCTCGACCTGAAGCTCCCCGGCGCTCACGGCCTCGAGGTCTTGCAGCAGGTGCGCCGCCGCCGTCCCCAGGCTGAGGTCATCGTCATCACCGGCTTCGCCACCGTGCAGTCGGCGGTCACGGCCATGAAGAACGGCGCCTGCGACTACGTCACCAAGCCTTTCAACGTGGAGGAGTTGCGCGCCCTGCTGGAGCGCGCCGCCCGCCATATCAAGCTGGCCGGCGAGAACCGCCTGCTGCGCGAGAAGGTGCGCTCCAAGCAGGGCTTCGGCAACCTCATCGGCCGCTCCCCGGAGATGGAGAAGATCTACCGCATCATCGCCAAGGCTGCCTCCAGCTCCCACCCCGTGCTCATCCTGGGAGAGAGCGGCACCGGCAAGGAGCTGGTGGCCCGCTCCATCCACTTCTCCGGACCCAACCGCGACCGCCCTTTCATCCCGGTGGACTGCGGCTCCCTGGTCCCCACCCTGATCGAGAGCGAGCTCTTCGGCTACGTGCGTGGCGCCTTCACCGGCGCCGCCCGCTCCAAGGAAGGTCTGCTGGCCATCGCCAACGGCGGCACCGTCTTCCTGGACGAGGTCGCCGAACTCCCCGTGGACTTGCAGGCCAAGCTGCTGCGCGCCATCCAGGAGAAGGAGATCCGGCCGGTGGGCAGCACCCGCCGCGTCCCCATCCAGGTACGCATCCTGGCCGCCACCAACCGCGAACTCGATACCCTGGTGGAGCAGGGCTCCTTCCGCAAGGACCTTTACTTCCGCCTCAACGTGCTGGCTCTGCGCATTCCGCCCCTGCGCGAGCGCAAGCCGGACATCCCCTTGCTGGTGGGGCACTTCCTGGAGCGGCTGACGCGGGTGGACGGCGTGGAGCGCACCCTCAGCGACGACGCCCTCAAGGTGTTCATGAACTACGACTGGCCGGGCAACGTGCGCGAATTGGAGAACTGCCTGGAGCGCGCCAGTGCTATGAGTTCCGGCCCTCTCATCCACCTGGCCGACCTGCCCACCAACCTGCAGGACTCGCGGGTGCGTCCGCTCGCCGGGCCCGGGACCCCGCGCGTGGTTCCCATCGCCGAATTGGAAAAACAGGCCATCCTCTCGACCATCGAGCAGGTGCACGGCGACAAGCTGCTGGCCGCCCGGCTGCTGGGCATCGGCAAAACCACGCTCTATCGCAAGCTGAAGGAATACGCCGCGCGGGAGGAGCCGGGCGAGGCGGGAGGGCGGCCATGATCCTGCTCATCGCCAACAACAAGTCCGCCAACGAATGCGCCGCCGCCATGCAGCGCGCCACCGGGGAGCGCGTGCGCGTGGCCGCCGACTTCCGCCGCGCCACCGCCGCCCTGCGCGCCGGCGATTTCTCGGCCGTGGTGGTGGACCAGTCCTTCTGGGACCTGGATCCCGCCGGCGGCGAGCTGCTGCTGCAGCGCGCCGGGACCGCCATCCCGGTGATCGTGAACCTGGCCATCAGCGGGCGCGAGCGCGTGGTGCGCAGCGTGCGCGCCGCCCTCTACCGCCGCGAGCGCGAGCAGCGCCTGGCCATGAAGGCCGCCGCCACCATGCTGCGCAACGAACTCAACAGCTCGGTCACCGGCATCCTGCTCTCCTCGCAGCTCGCCCTGGCCACGCCCTCCTTGCCCCCGGCCCTCGAGGTTAAACTGCGCTCCCTCGCCGAGGCCGCCGAGCAGATGCGCTCCCGCCTGCAGCGCTAGCCGCCGACGGCCAAAGCCAACGACCAACGACAGGACCCCGCTCTGTGTCCTTCGTGTGCCCTTTGTGCCCTTTGGGGTGAGCTTTGTTCTTGACCGACAGCCGAGGGCCGACGGCCGACGGCTCCCCTAGAACGAGAACAGGTACGACAGCTTCACAAACACCTCGTTTCCCAGGTCGGAGGGCTGCAGGGGCACGTGCCGCTGGTGGTTGTAGCCGAGGAAGAGCGCGCTGCGCGCCGTGAAGTCGTAGGCCACCAGCGAATTCACGCTCAGGTTGTGGCCGTGGATGTCGCTCTCGTACTGGGCCAGCACCCGCGCCCGCAGCTTGGGGGTGAACTGGTAGGTGGTGCGCGAGATCAGGAAGCGCCGGTCCTGGAAGGGCCGGCCGCCGTCCTGGTACTCGCTGATGTAGATGGCGGTGGCGTCCCAGTTCAGATGGCTGCCCACCAACGCCGTCAGGCCGGCGGTGTACTGGTGGAAGAAGCCGTGGAAGTTCTCGTTGAACTGGGTCATCTTGCCGTGCGCGTACTGGAAGAGGAGGTACCACCGCCGCGTCCGGTTGGTGGAGAGCTGCAGCGCCCAATTGGGGTCCAGGTACAGCCGGGTGCAGGCCAGGTTGACCGTGCACACCCGCCCAAAGTCCGGGGTGAAAAAAAAGAAACGGGTGCGGTCGTAGCTGTAGCCGGCCGCGAAGTCCCAGAAGTTCTTGAACTGCACCTCCAGGTTGCCGCTGGCCCCGGAGCTCTCCAGCTCTCCCTGGGTGCCGTTGCCCTCGCCGTAGTCCAGGGTGGCGAAGATCTGGCGGATACCGTAACGGTTGATGAAGGGCTTGTACTCCGCCGTCATCTCTCCGCTCCAGCGGTCCACCTCCGGCTCGAAGCCGGTGCTGCTGACGTTCACCTTGTTGCCCAGGAACTTGCCCGCGCTCTGGAAAAAGTACTGTTCCGAGTCGTAGGTGAACGTGGACTGCCAGCCCAGGTGCTGGGCGTCGAAGCCGGGGTTCAGGGCGTTGAAGTTCATCATGAACTGCGAGGCCCAGGTGACGTGCTGGCCGTGCCGGATGCTGAGGTCCACCGCCTGCGTGCTCTCGCTCTCGCTGAGCACGTTGCCGGCGGCGTCGCGCGCGATGGGGTCTTGCTGCAGCCGGTTCACGGAGATGAACCCGAGGGCCGACTTTTGCAGGATGCCGTGCTGCAGCCGCAGCACTCCGAAGAACGCTCCCGGCTCGGTCTCGACCGCGCCCGTGTTGGGATCGGTGAACTCGGTGCGCTGGGTCAACGCCTCCAGCGCCCCGATGGTCCAGCCGCGCGCCTGTCCGGTGAGCTTCAGTCCTTCGTAGATGCGCTGCGGCTCGCCGTCGGGGAGCCGCGCTCCCACCCGCCGCGAGAAGAACAGGTCCATCGGGGTCTGGAAGTAGTTGGCGCCTTCGGTGAAGAACTTGCGCTTCTCCGGGAAGAAGATCTCGAAGCGGGAGATCTGGCTGGTGAACTCGTCGGCCTCGGTCTCGGCGAAGTCGGGGTTGAGGGCGAGGCTGGCGGTGAGGTTGCCGGCCAGACCGTAGCGCGCGTCCAGGCCTCCGGCCCCGGAAACGCCGTTGAGCTGTGGCGCCCAGTTCACCCGCCGGTAGGTGGTGCTGCCGTAGGGGATCAGTTCCAGGTTGCGGCCCACGTGCACGTCCTCCAGCCCCACCAGCAGCCCCGCCTTGGAGGGCTTCATGATGCCGTCGTAGCGGCTCACCGGCTGCCAGGAAGCGCTCTCGTTCTTGCGCGGGATGGTGCGGTTGATGTTGAAGCCCCACACCTGCGTGCCCGCGTGCGACACCCGGATGGACTTGAAGGGAATGACCACCTCGATCGACCAGCCCCAGTCCTCCACCTTGCCGGCGCTGTACCAGATGCCGTCCCAGCTCGGGTCGATGATGCCGAAGCCGCTCCCGCCCCGGCTCTCGTCTTCCAGTCCGTCGAACTGGACGCCCAGGTCGTTGATGCTGAAGTAGAAAGCGGTGCGCCGGTCGTGGAAGGTGTCGAGCATGATGTCGATGCTGTCGGAGCCGGTGCGCCCGTCGTGCGGCCCCAGCCGGTGGATGATCCCCTTGGCCCCGGAGTCGTAGCACTTGATGCCGAAGTAAATGTTGTTGGCGTCGAAGAAGATGCGCACCTCGGTCTTCTCGCTGACCGGGGCGCCCAGGTTGGGATCGGTCTGCACCAGGTCGCCGAAAGGCTGGACCTGCTGCCACACCGGCTCGTCCAGCTTGCCGTCCACCTTGATGTGGGGGTTGTCGATGCGGTGGATCACCCAGGTCTTGGTGGGCACGTTGCTGACGTCCTGCTGCGTCTGTCCCAGGGCAGGGCAGAGCGCGGCCAGCAGCAGCAGCGGGATGAGGACGTGTCGCAGCAAGCCCGAGATTATACCGGGGGTCAGCTCTGCGGCGAGGTGCCCGGCGCGATTCCGCCCGCTCGGAAAGAGCGCGGCTTGAGCTACTTCTCCCTGGCCACCACGTAATCCGGGATCAGCAGCAGCGCCCGCTTGATCTCCGACTCGGGGAAGCCGTAGAGCCCCAGGCGCGCCGCCTCGGCGTACTCGCTGGCGCGCGCCAGCGCCGCCTCCACCGATTCGTAGCGGTTCAGGATCTCCAGCACCTGCGGGTGGGTGACGCTGCGGAAGGCGCCCTCGCGGAGCACCGTCTCGACGGCTTCGCGCTCTTCCGGCGTGCTGCGCTCCAGCGCATGGATCACTGCCAGCGTGGCCTTGCCCTCGCGCAGGTCGCTGCCCACGGGCTTGCCCAGCACCTGCTCGGAGGCGGTGAGGTCGAGCACGTCGTCCACGATCTGGAAGGCCATGCCCAGGTCGCGCCCGTACTGCGCCAGGCGGTTCTCCTGCTCTTCCGTCGCCCGCCCCAGGATCGCTCCCAGCCGCATGCACACCGAGAACAGGCAGGCGGTCTTGCGGAAGATCAGGTCGAAATGCTCCTCCGCGGTGATGATCTGTCCCAGCTTCTCCACCTGCAGCAGCTCGCCCTCCACCATCTTCTGGGTCAGCTCGATGAGCACGTCCAGGATGCGGAAGTTGCGCTCCTCCACCGCGATCTTGAAGGCCTGCATGTACAGCCAGTC from Terriglobales bacterium encodes the following:
- a CDS encoding polyprenyl synthetase family protein, with amino-acid sequence LGAVVEIIHTATLVHDDIIDEARTRRGRPAANTQWGNSKCVLAGDWLYMQAFKIAVEERNFRILDVLIELTQKMVEGELLQVEKLGQIITAEEHFDLIFRKTACLFSVCMRLGAILGRATEEQENRLAQYGRDLGMAFQIVDDVLDLTASEQVLGKPVGSDLREGKATLAVIHALERSTPEEREAVETVLREGAFRSVTHPQVLEILNRYESVEAALARASEYAEAARLGLYGFPESEIKRALLLIPDYVVAREK
- a CDS encoding ATP-binding protein encodes the protein MPAPSPARAAPPGGPTRSQLADLGRLAGGVAHEFNNLLTAIQIHAGLLLERLPPEHPARPSAQEIRLAAEQGALLVEQLSRLSRRQPAQPQVVDLDRMIAGLAEMLQHLIGEHIRLRHQPASRPARVRVDPAQLRQVILNLVLNARDAMPSGGCLTLATSHHEIAAEQALRHPGLEPGPCVRLAVADTGSGVDALARRHLFEPYFTTKPPGRGSGLGLPAVYGLVQQNRGSVWLESEPGQGTTVYLLLPVAPASSSARAEPEAEEAAVAGGSETILLVEDAEVVRRALAAGLAAYGYRVLEAADGPQALRLAAQHPGAIDLVLTDVVLPGLNGRELAWRMDSSHAGTPVLYISGYGEVVAGCPLARPLTFAKPFDAARLARQVRRLLAGRRRPGKKSA
- a CDS encoding DUF5916 domain-containing protein, with amino-acid sequence MLRHVLIPLLLLAALCPALGQTQQDVSNVPTKTWVIHRIDNPHIKVDGKLDEPVWQQVQPFGDLVQTDPNLGAPVSEKTEVRIFFDANNIYFGIKCYDSGAKGIIHRLGPHDGRTGSDSIDIMLDTFHDRRTAFYFSINDLGVQFDGLEDESRGGSGFGIIDPSWDGIWYSAGKVEDWGWSIEVVIPFKSIRVSHAGTQVWGFNINRTIPRKNESASWQPVSRYDGIMKPSKAGLLVGLEDVHVGRNLELIPYGSTTYRRVNWAPQLNGVSGAGGLDARYGLAGNLTASLALNPDFAETEADEFTSQISRFEIFFPEKRKFFTEGANYFQTPMDLFFSRRVGARLPDGEPQRIYEGLKLTGQARGWTIGALEALTQRTEFTDPNTGAVETEPGAFFGVLRLQHGILQKSALGFISVNRLQQDPIARDAAGNVLSESESTQAVDLSIRHGQHVTWASQFMMNFNALNPGFDAQHLGWQSTFTYDSEQYFFQSAGKFLGNKVNVSSTGFEPEVDRWSGEMTAEYKPFINRYGIRQIFATLDYGEGNGTQGELESSGASGNLEVQFKNFWDFAAGYSYDRTRFFFFTPDFGRVCTVNLACTRLYLDPNWALQLSTNRTRRWYLLFQYAHGKMTQFNENFHGFFHQYTAGLTALVGSHLNWDATAIYISEYQDGGRPFQDRRFLISRTTYQFTPKLRARVLAQYESDIHGHNLSVNSLVAYDFTARSALFLGYNHQRHVPLQPSDLGNEVFVKLSYLFSF
- a CDS encoding sigma-54 dependent transcriptional regulator gives rise to the protein MGLVATMPATAEVLRTDLLNLLIVDDDRAVREGCREVGQALGFQTCVAEDAAHAYRLLDARSIDVVLLDLKLPGAHGLEVLQQVRRRRPQAEVIVITGFATVQSAVTAMKNGACDYVTKPFNVEELRALLERAARHIKLAGENRLLREKVRSKQGFGNLIGRSPEMEKIYRIIAKAASSSHPVLILGESGTGKELVARSIHFSGPNRDRPFIPVDCGSLVPTLIESELFGYVRGAFTGAARSKEGLLAIANGGTVFLDEVAELPVDLQAKLLRAIQEKEIRPVGSTRRVPIQVRILAATNRELDTLVEQGSFRKDLYFRLNVLALRIPPLRERKPDIPLLVGHFLERLTRVDGVERTLSDDALKVFMNYDWPGNVRELENCLERASAMSSGPLIHLADLPTNLQDSRVRPLAGPGTPRVVPIAELEKQAILSTIEQVHGDKLLAARLLGIGKTTLYRKLKEYAAREEPGEAGGRP